CAGCAGCGCGATGATCATCCCGCCGCGCCCGCCGATGGTGAAACCCAATGCCATGAACAGCGCGGTCAGCGCCGCGAGCAACATGGCCGTCTTGAAACCGTTCACTTGGATATGCTCCATTTAGTAGCGGTACCAGCCCGCTCCCCCACCCGGCCACCCAACGGCAGTATCATATGGGTGGCCGGGTGGGGGAGCGGGCTGGTACCGGTCGGCGAAGCCGACTAACCACATCCCCAATGTGGGGGATCGAAGCCATCGCCGCAATCAGGACCGACTTATGGGCAAGCGCCCCGATCACGTGAAGCCGCCCGCCTATCTCTCGAAGAGCCCGCCGGTGCCCAAGCCCGAGCCGGGGAAGAAGGCGGAGACCGATCCGCTCGGCGAGGATCCAACGCGCTACGGCGATTGGGAGCGCAAGGGGATCGCGGTCGATTTTTGAGTTCGGCGATTCATATCTATCACGCCGTCATGCTGAACTTGTTTCAGCATCCATCGTGCCACCAGCGACCTGGTCGCGTGTGGAGAAATGGACCCTGAAACAAGTTCAGGGCGACGGTAGAGTATGGTGACGGAAAGGATCAGAGCGCGTCGCGGATCTTGAGCACGGTGTTCCAGTTGCGCGCGGTGTTGACCGGATCGAGCTTGGCCTTGCTCATCGCCGGGTGGAGGGTCGAGCGGCCCTGGCCGTCCGGGAAATCGATATAGAGTTCGCGCCCCACGGCATGCATGCGTTCGGGACCGTCGTGGCGTTCCGCGAGGCTCGCAACCGCCGCTTTATCGACCGGGGCGCGGTGGAAGGTGACGACGACGAAACTCGGGCGTTCGCTGGTGGCTTCGGGGAAAGGGTTGGCGGCGACGATCGCTGCCATCTCCTGGGGCGAGCGCACGAAGATCTCGGACTTGAGACCAGTCTCCTTCGCCAGCGCGTCGTGAAGCTTCTTCTCGAGCGCGGCGGCGTCCTTCTCGTCGGCGGTGAACACGACATTGCCCGAGGCGAGCAATGTCTTGACGTCAGTGAAGCCCATGCTCTCGACCACGGCCTTGAGCTCAGCCGATTTGAGCTGGCGCTTGCCGAGGTTGATGCCACGCAGCAGCGCCGCCCATCTCATGCGTGTTCCTCCCGGAGCGGCCGGCTGAGCAGCGCGTCCACGACCGCGCCGACCGGCGTGCCCTCGAGCAATGCGCAGACCGCTTCGGTCACCGGCATGTCCACCCCCGCCGCCTTCGCCGCCTCGCGCAGCACCGGCGCGGTGGCGGCACCCTCGGCGACGGTGCGGCGGTCGGCGAGCAGCTCGGCGGCGCTGCGGCCCTGACCAAGGCCGACGCCGAGCGAGAAATTGCGCGAATTGGTCGAGGAGCAGGTGAGCACGAGATCGCCGAGCCCCGACAGGCCCGCCAGCGTCTCGGGCCGGCCGCCGCGCGCGACCCCGAAGCGAGTCATCTCGGCAAAGCCGCGCGCGATCAGCGCGGCACGGGCGTTGAGCCCGAGCCCCGCGCCCTCGACCACGCCGCAGGCGATGGCGAGCACGTTCTTGACCGCGCCGCCGATCTCCGCGCCGGCGACGTCGGAGGAGCCATAGGTGCGGAAAGCAGGACCCGCGAGGCGCGCGGCAAGGCGATCGCGTAAATCATCGTCCTCGCAGGCGAGCGTGACCGCGGTGGGCAGCCCCTTGGCGACCTCGTGCGCAAAGGTGGGTCCCGAGAGTACCGCCACCGGCGCGTCGGGATGCAGCTCGCGGGCGACTTCGGCGACGAGCTTCTGGGTGCCGGCCTCGATCCCCTTGGCGCAGAGTACCAGCGGGCGGCCGGCGACGGGCAGATCGGCGAGCACCGAACGCAGGAACTGGGCCGGAACGACGACCAGCAGCACTTCGGCGTCAGCGAGATCGGCGAGATCGCCGGTGGCGCGGATCGACGGAGAGAGCGGGACGCCGGGGAGGAACAGCGTATTTTCATTCGCGGCGTTGACTGACGCAACGACGTCATCCTCACGCGCCCACAGTGTAACCGGCTCGCCGCCGCGTGCCGCGACTTGGGCGAGGGCGGTACCCCAGGCGCCGCCGCCAACTACGCCGATCCTCATCCCTTCACCCCCGCTCCCCGGACCTTCTCCGCATCCGGATCGAGCGGCCAGCGCGGGCGCGCGGGCAGGTCGAGCGGATCGATGAGGCCGAGCGCGAACCGCTCGGCCCCGGCCCAGGCGATCATGGCGGCATTGTCGGTGCAGAGCCAGAGCGGCGGGGCGATGAACGGCAAGCCATGCTCGGCAGCGAGCGTGGTGAGCGCGGTCCGGACGGCGGTGTTGGCCGCAACCCCGCCGGCGACGACGAGCGCGGTCGCCTGCGGCGCCTTGCCGAGCGCGATGCGCGTGCGATCGACCAGGCAGTCGACCACCGCCTGCTGGAACGAGGCGGCGAGATCGGCGGCCGGGAACTTGCCGACCTTGCGCGCAACGTCGCTTTTCAAGCCCGCGAAGGAGAAATGCGGCTCGCCCGAACCGACCAGCGGGCGGGGGAGCGGCACGGCGCGGGGGTCACCCTCCAGCGCGGCGCGTTCGACCGCGGGGCCGCCGGGAAAGCCGAGGCCGAGCAGCTTGGCGGTCTTGTCGAACGCCTCGCCCGCGGCATCGTCGATCGTGGTGGCGAGGCGGCGGTAGCGGCCGACGCCCTCGACCAGCAGCAGCTGGCAATGCCCGCCCGAGACGAGCAGCAGCAGATAGGGGAAGGCGAGGTCCGGCTCGGCAAGGCGCGGCGAGAGCGCGTGCCCCTCGAGATGGTTGACCGCGACCAGCGGCTTGTTCGCGGCATGCGCCAGCGCCTTGCCAGTGACAAGCCCAACCATGACGCCACCGATCAGCCCGGGGCCGGCGGTGGCGGCGATCGCGTCGACATCGGCGAGGCGCACCTTCGCCTCGTCGAGCGCCGCTTCGATCAGCGGCCCCAGCGCCTCGACATGCGCGCGTGCCGCGATCTCGGGCACCACGCCGCCGAACGGGCGATGCGCCTCATCCTGCCGCGCCAGCCGGTGGGACAGGATCGTGCGATCACTGGTCACCAGCGCAGCGGCGGTTTCGTCACAACTCGATTCGAGGCCGAGGATCAGCATCGCGCCGATCTAGGGAGTCGCGGTCAGCTTGTCGAAGGCTCAGGGATTTTGATCCTTTCTGGAAGCGAGGGCGAGCTTCTCGACGAGCGCGTCAGGGATTGGTTGGCTCGGCGAGAAGGTGACGCCGGTCTTGGTCGACTTGAGTCCGGCAGCGGCAATGTCGCCGGCATGCGACGCGATCGCGGAAGGCGATAGGTAAAGGCCGCATTGCTTACTGAAAGCGGCATAACCGGCGACGATGGATTGTCCGATCCTGAACCCGGGCATTTTATAGGCAATGACTTCCTCGGCGTCAGGCAGCGCGTGCGCAAGTTGTGTGCGCAATCGAACCAGCAGCGGGCGAAGGGCTTCAGGAGCCTCGGCGATATAGGCATCGTGGTCAGCAACCATGATCGGTGCTCAAGACTGGGCGAGCGATGCCGCCACCTTCGCCTCCGACTCGGCGTGTAGCGCCCAGAAGTCGCGCACCGGCTCGCCCTTGAGCAGGCCTTCGAGCACGGCGAGGTGCGAATGCCAGCCGCCGCCGAAATTGGCCATCGGGCCGGGGCCGGTAATGCCGCTATGGGTGAGGACGAGACGGGTCTTGTCGGCACCCTCGGCGAACAGCTCGAAACGGGCGGTGCCCTCCTTGCCCTCGTCCCAGCTGATCGCGAAGACGTGCGGCGGGTCGAACTCGACCACCGTCTCGCGCCCGACCGCGCCCTTCCACTTGGCGTATTCGGCCGGATAGGGGACGTCGTCGGCGGAGAGATTGTCATGGTCGAACACCAGCTCGACCGTTTCGCCGACGCCATGCGCATCGCTGCCGCCGGAGAACCATTGGTAGCGCAGTTCCGCCTGGGTGAGGTAGCGCCACACCGTCTCGGGCCCGGCGTCGAGGATGCGCACCATGCGCAGCGTGTCCGGGGCGAGGACTTCCATATCTGCCAGCGTGTCGGTCATCGGGGTCACTCCGTGATGCGGGCGAGGCCGTCGAGGATCATCGTCCAGCCGCGGCGCGTCTGGTCCTCATAGGCCGCCCATTGCGGATCCATTTCGTGGGTGAGCGTCAGCGTGCACCCGCTTGGGGTGGGCACGATTGCGATGCTGACGCGAGTCCATTCGCCTTCCTCGGCCGGATCGGCGGCGAACAGGAAGACGAGGCGGGTGGGGCGGTCGATCACCTCGAACTGCAGGCGATGGCCGGCATCGCCGCCGGGCCGCCGCTCGACGATCAGCGCGCGGCCGCCGACGCGGGCGTCGATCTCCACCGTCTGCATCTCGCCATCGGAGGTGGCGAAAAGGAAGCGGCGCGCCTGCGCGGGATCGAGCCAGGCATCGAACACGCGTTCCGGCGACGCGGCGAAGTCGCGGCGGATGGTGAGGATGACCGGCTCGCTCATTTGAGGTTGAGCTGCCACGAGATGCCGAACCGGTCGCTGACCCAGGCGAAGCGCGTGCTCCAGCCATAATTGTCGGGCGGCATCAGCACGCCGCCATCTTCGGACAGCGTGGCGAACAACCGCTCGAACTCGGCTTGGTCGGCGCACTCGACGAAGAAGGACCAGGAGGGGGTGAAGTCGAAGCCGTGGGTGACGAAGCTGTCGTGCACCATCACGCTCTGGCCGGCGATGGTCGCATAACCACGCAGCACGGTGCCCTCGGGGCCGGGGCCGTCGGGTCCGAACTTCTCGAGCGAATCGATGCGGCTGTCGGGTACGTGCTCGGCGTAGAAGGCGAGCGCGGCTTCCGCCTTGCTGCCCTGGAACATCAGGAACGGGGTCGCTTTGGCCATGGCTCAGGCTCCCTTCTCATCGACCAGCGGCACGAATCCGCCATAGATCATGCGTTTGGGGTCCATGAGGTTCATCTCCTCGGGCACCTGCTCCATCCGCGGATCGGCAGCGACGGCCTCGTTGCCCTTGTCGCGCGCTTCCTTCGACGGCCATTCGATGAAGGAGAAGATCACAGTCTCGTCTTCCTTGGCCTGCACCGCGCGATAGAAATCGGTGACCTCGCCCTTGGGCACGTCGTCGCCCCAATTCTCGATCACGCGCAGCGCGCCATGGTCGGCGAAGATCTTCGCGACACGTTCCGCCATTGCGCGGAAGCGTTCGCGGTTCGCGGTGGGCACCGCCAGCACGAAGCCGTCGATATAGGTCATTGCGTCTCTCCTTTGGGGGCTTCGCGAATGAGCGCCTCGAGCGCGTCGAGGCGGATGTTCCAGAAGCGCTCCCATTGGCGCAGCCACTGGTTGGCCTCGGCGAGCGGTTCGGCCTGGAGGCGACAGAGCTGGGTGCGGCCGGCCTTGCGGCGAGTGATCAGGCCGGCGCGTTCGAGCACCTGGACGTGCTTGGACGCCCCGGCGAAGCTCATCGCATAGGGCTGGGCGAGTTCGCCGATCGACTTCTCGCCGAGCGCTAGGCTGGCGAGCATGCCGCGGCGCGTGGGATCGGCGAGCGCGTGGAAGGTGGCGTCGAGTCGTTCAACCATTTGGTTGAGTTAGGACTCGCCGTGCTAATTGTCAACCGAACGGTTTAACTTTTCGCGAGCACCGAATCGGCGACGAAGGGGTTGGTGCGGCGTTCCTGCGCGAAGGTGCTGGGCTGGCCGTGACCGGGGACGAACACCGTGTCGCCGCCGAGCGGCCAGAGCTTGCCGGTGATCGCGTCGAGCAAATCCTGATGATTGCCCATCGGGAAGTCGGTGCGGCCGATCGAGCCCTGGAACAGCACGTCGCCGACGATCGCAAGCTTCGACGGCGGGTGGTGGAACACGACATGCCCCGGCGTGTGGCCGGGGCAGTGATAGACATCGAGTATGAGGTTGCCGACGGTCACCGTGTCACCGTCCACCAGCCAGCGGTCGGGCTCGAAGATGCGACCATCGATGCCGTAGTTGCGGCCGTCGTCCTCGAGGCGGCTGATCCAGAAGCGGTCGGCCTCGTGCGGACCCTCGATGGGGACGCCGAGTTCCTTCGCCAGCGTGCCGGCCTGGCCGCAATGGTCGATATGGCCGTGGGTGATCAGCAATTTCTCGATTCTGACGCCATGCTGCTGTGCCGCCGCCTTGAGCCGGTCGAGATCGCCGCCGGGATCGGTGAAAGCGCCACGCATCGTCTGCGTGCACCAGAGCAGCGTGCTGTTCTGCTGGAGCGGCGTCACCGGCACGATCGCGGCGCGCAGCGGGGGATTGGGAGCATTGTTCATCGGCTGCGGAGATAGGCGGCCGGGAAACGAGCGGCAACAGAGGGTTGCAGGGCGGCGCGCGCGGTTGCATGCGGGCGCAATGCTTGGCCCGGCTCCCTTCGTGCTGCTCGACGATGCCCGGCCGGGCGGCGTCGACGCGCGGCTCTACCGCGACCCGGTGCGGATCGTGGCGGCGCATGCGCCCGGCGAGATACGGCCCGCGCTCGCAGCGCTCGACGCGGCGCGCGGCGCGGGGCTGCACGCGGCGGGCTACCTCGCCTATGAGGCGGGGCATGCGCTGGAACCCAAGCTCGGCACGCCCGCCATGTCGGGACCGTTGCTGTGGTTCGGGCTGTTCGAGCGCTACGAGACGGTCGCGGCGGCGGACGTGCCGGCGCTGCTGCCCGATCCGGCGAGCGCATGGATCGGGCGGCCGCGGCCCCGGATCGGCCGCGCTGACTATGACGCCGCCTTCGCCCGGGTGCATGACTGGATCGAGGCGGGCGACATCTATCAGGCGAACCTCACCTTCCGCGCGAGCGCGCGCGTGCTCGGCGATCCGCTCGCCGCCTATGCCGCGATCCGGACGCGCGCGGCGGCGGGCTATGGCGGAATCGTGTGGACCGGGGACGACTGGCTGCTGTCCTTCTCGCCCGAGTTGTTCATCGCGCTGCGTGACGGCGAGCTGATCGCGCGGCCGATGAAGGGGACGACGCCGCGCGGCGCGACGCCGGAGGCGGACGAAGTGGCCAAGGCGACGCTGGCGAGCGACCCCAAGCAGCGCGCCGAGAACCTCATGATCGTCGACCTGATGCGCAACGACCTGACGCGCATCGCGCAGCCGGGCAGCGTGCATGTGCCCGAGCTGTTCAAGGTCGAGACCTATCCGACGCTGCACACGATGGTCTCGACCGTGTCGGCCCGGCTCGCGGAGGATACGAGCATCGGCGAGGTTCTCGCGGCGACCTTTCCCTGCGGATCGGTGACCGGTGCGCCCAAGATCCGCGCGATGGAAGTGATCGGCGTGGTCGAGCCCGACGCCCGCGGGCCCTATACCGGCTCGATCGGGCGGATCGACGCTGCCAGGGAATCGAAGAGCGGGGACGCCGCGTTCAACGTCGCGATCCGCACGCTGCACTTGCCCGCCGGCGGCGATGTCGCGAGCATCGGCCTTGGATCAGGGGTCGTCGCGGACTCGCGCGCGGGCGAAGAATGGGACGAGTGCCTGGCCAAGGGCGCGTTCCTGACGAGGGGGCAGGGGCAAGTGGACCTCATCGAGACCATGGCGTTCGATCCGGCGCGCGGCATCGCGCTGCTCGAACGGCACCTCGCGCGGATGAAGGCGAGCGCGGAGGCGCTGGGCTTCGCGTTCGACCGGCACGCCGCGCGCAACGAGCTGCAGGCGGCGACCTTCCGGCTGCGCAGGCCCGCACGGGTCCGGCTGCTGCTGTCGGCGCGGGGCAATGTCGCGATCGGCACCGCGCCGATGCCCGCCGTGCCCGAGGGGCCGGTTCGCGTGACGATCCGGCCACGCGAAGTCGCGCCGCGCGACTTCCGGCTCGCGCACAAGACCAGCGACCGGCGCATCTATCCGCGCGGCGACGGCGCGTTCGAGACGCTCTACACCGATGCCGAGGGCTATCTCACCGAAGGCAGTTTCACCTCGCTGTTCGTCGAGCGCGACGGCAAGCTGCTGACGCCGCCGCTGACCCGCGGCATCCTGCCCGGCGTGCTGCGCGCCGAGCTGATCGAGAGCGGGCACGCGGTCGAGGCCGACCTCACCCCGGCCGATCTCGCGCATGGTTGCCTGATCGGCAATGCGCTGCGCGGACTGGTTGCGGCGGTTACGGTTGCGGAGGAGCGACAAGCGGACTTATAGGGCGCGCGTTCCCTCCAGACAGGCCACCGCCCATGCAGACCTCCGCCGCGCTCAACCGTATCCAGCCCTCCGCCACGCTCGCGATGACGAGCCGCGTGTTCGAGCTGAAACGGGCCGGCATCGACGTGATCGGCCTGGGCGCGGGCGAGCCCGATTTCGACACGCCCGACTTCGTCAAGGAAGCGGCGATCGAGGCGATCCGCAAGGGCGTGACGAAGTACACCAACGTCGACGGCACCCCAGAGCTCAAGGCCGCGATCGTCGGCAAGTTCGCGCGCGACAACGGCCTCACCTATGCCGAGAACCAGATCAGCGTGAACTCGGGCGGTAAGCACACGCTGTTCAATGCCTTCTGCGCGACGATCGACGCGGGCGACGAAGTGATCATCCCGGCGCCCTATTGGGTGAGCTATCCCGACGTGGTCGAGTTCGCCGGGGGCAAGCCGGTGTTCGTCGCCGCGGGCGCCGAGGCGAACTACAAGATCAAGCCCGAGCAGCTCGAGGCGGCGATCACCGCAAAGACCAAATGGGTGGTGCTCAACTCGCCGTCCAACCCGACCGGCGCGGCCTATAGCGCGGCCGAGCTCAAGGCGCTGGGCGAGGTGCTCGAGCGGCACCCGCATGTGCTGATCTATGCCGACGACATGTATGAGCACATCCTCTACGACGGCTTCGAGTTCGCGACGATCGCGCAGGTCTGCCCGTCGCTCTACGATCGCACGCTGACCGCCAACGGCGTGTCCAAGGCCTATGCCATGACCGGCTGGCGCATCGGCTATGCCGGCGGCCCGCAATGGCTGATCAAGGCGATGGGCAAGCTCCAGTCGCAATCGACCAGCAACCCGTGCAGCATCAGCCAGGCGGCGTCGGTGGCGGCGCTCAACGGCGACCAATCGTTCCTCAAGGAGCGCGCAGCAGCGTTCCAGAAGCGCCGCGATCTGGTCGTGTCGATGCTCAACCAGATCAACGGCATGAACTGCCCGCGGCCCGAGGGCGCCTTCTACGTCTATCCCGAGTTCAGCGCGCTGATCGGCAAGACCACCCCCAAGGGCCTGGTGATCGACACCGACGAGACGATGGTCGGCTATCTGCTCGATGACGCCAAGGTCGCCGCGGTGCATGGCGGCGCGTTCGGCTTCTCGCCCGCGCTGCGTATCAGCTACGCGACCAGCGAGGACGTGCTGACCGAAGCGTGTGGGCGCATCCAGGAAGCCTGCGCCGCGCTGCGTTAGGTTCAGGCGCCGCTGGTGCCGCAACCTGAACAACTAATTACGCTACGGCCAGCGGTTGTTCATCTGAAACAAGTAGAACTTCTCTTGGATTCGCGGGCGGCGATCCCATCTCCGCCTCCACCAAGACAAGGATCTCAACATGCGTGCGATGCTCAAGTCGCAGTTCCTGCGGCGTTTCCTGGCCGGCTTCTCGCTTGGCGCGATCGCAATGGTCGCGTTCAACATCGAGCAGGTCGCCGCCAGCTCGTTCTTCTGATGCGCGCCGCCGCGCTCGGCATCGCGGGCCTCGCGAGCCTCGGCTTCATGTCCGTGGCCGGTCTCGTGCCGCCTTTGACCGCTGCGGCGGCCGAGAAGGCGGTTGCGATTCCCGCTTCCACCACCGATGTCGCGCCCGCGCCCGGCGATCAGGTCGCGGTGCTCGCGGGCGGCTGCTTCTGGGGCATGGAGGCGGTATTCGAGCAGGTGAAGGGCGTGCGCGCCGTCACCAGCGGCTATGCCGGCGGGGCGAAAACGACTGCCACCTACAGCCAGGTATCCACCGAACGCACCGGCCATGCCGAGGCGATCCGCATCGTCTATGACCCGCGCCAGGTGAGCTATGCGACGCTGCTGCGCATCTATTTTTCGGTGGCGCACGATCCCACGCAGCTCAACCGGCAGGGTCCGGACACCGGCCCGAGCTACCGTTCGGCGATCTTTCCGCAGAATCCGGGCCAGGCGCGGGTCGCGCGCGCCTATATCGAACAGCTCGGCAAGGCGGGTGCCTATGCCAAGCCGATCGTGACCAAGATCGAGCAGGGCCAGTTCCACCTCGCCGAGGCCGAGCATCAGGACTTTGCGCGGCGCAATCCCAACCACCCCTATATCGTGCGCTGGGACAAGCCCAAGGTCGCGGCGTTCCGCGCATCCTTCCCCTCGCTCGCACGCTGAACACGGCCAGCCGGGCATCGCGCACGACCGGCCGCCGACTCCCCGGCACGCCGTTCAGCCACGCGTCGGCAAGGCTTCCGCACAATCGGCCTGCTTCGAAAGGAGGCAGGTCATGCGTATTTCCCATGCCGTGATTCCCGCCGCGCTCGTTGCCGCGGCCCTCGCGCCAGCGGCACTGGCGCAATCGTCCAACACCAGCTCGAACAGCTCGTCCAATAACGGCGTGGTGCGCGAGCGAATCGTCGACAGCTATTGCGACCGCGGCGGTTGCGAGCGTTCCGTCGTGCGCCGCACCTATCGCGACGACGGACGCGACCGCCGCTGGCGCGCCGCGCGCGAGGGGCGCTACGAATCCCGGCGCTGGCGTGACGATGACGACGACGATTGAGGCGTCAGACGATCCCCAGCTCGGCGAGCTTTCCCGCCAGCTCGGGCGGAAGTGACGCCGTGTCGCCGGTGCCGAGATCGGCCGGCGCGTCCTTGCCCTCGAGATAGCGCCAGCCCTGGTGCGCCCGCTTGGGGCGCGGCTGCACCAGGATCAGCTCGGGCGCGAGGTGGATCGCAACCCGTCCGCCCTCGGCTTCACCGAACTTCAGGATCGGCGAGCGCCCGACGAGCTGGTGCTTGATGATCCAGAACAGCGAGCCGTCATCGCCGGTTTCGGGAGCGATCTCCGCGTGGCGCTTGGGCAGATAGCGCGTCGTCAGGAACGCGGTCGGGCCGTGCGCAGCGCGCAGCGCGAGCCGCTCGCGCAGATAATCGATGCTGTCGCAGCCATAGGCGACCTTGGTAAGATGAAGCGGCACGCTTCCCATCTGGGCGCAAGCCGCGCGCGGTTCAACCGGCAAGCCCGCTCGCGCTGGCGAGGCCGAGGAAGACGAGGAAGCCCATCGAGTCGGTGATCATCGTCACGAACACTGATGATGCGACCGCGG
This is a stretch of genomic DNA from Sphingomonas sp. BT-65. It encodes these proteins:
- a CDS encoding DUF1674 domain-containing protein, coding for MGKRPDHVKPPAYLSKSPPVPKPEPGKKAETDPLGEDPTRYGDWERKGIAVDF
- a CDS encoding DUF1697 domain-containing protein, translated to MRWAALLRGINLGKRQLKSAELKAVVESMGFTDVKTLLASGNVVFTADEKDAAALEKKLHDALAKETGLKSEIFVRSPQEMAAIVAANPFPEATSERPSFVVVTFHRAPVDKAAVASLAERHDGPERMHAVGRELYIDFPDGQGRSTLHPAMSKAKLDPVNTARNWNTVLKIRDAL
- a CDS encoding NAD(P)H-dependent glycerol-3-phosphate dehydrogenase; this translates as MRIGVVGGGAWGTALAQVAARGGEPVTLWAREDDVVASVNAANENTLFLPGVPLSPSIRATGDLADLADAEVLLVVVPAQFLRSVLADLPVAGRPLVLCAKGIEAGTQKLVAEVARELHPDAPVAVLSGPTFAHEVAKGLPTAVTLACEDDDLRDRLAARLAGPAFRTYGSSDVAGAEIGGAVKNVLAIACGVVEGAGLGLNARAALIARGFAEMTRFGVARGGRPETLAGLSGLGDLVLTCSSTNSRNFSLGVGLGQGRSAAELLADRRTVAEGAATAPVLREAAKAAGVDMPVTEAVCALLEGTPVGAVVDALLSRPLREEHA
- the tsaD gene encoding tRNA (adenosine(37)-N6)-threonylcarbamoyltransferase complex transferase subunit TsaD, encoding MLILGLESSCDETAAALVTSDRTILSHRLARQDEAHRPFGGVVPEIAARAHVEALGPLIEAALDEAKVRLADVDAIAATAGPGLIGGVMVGLVTGKALAHAANKPLVAVNHLEGHALSPRLAEPDLAFPYLLLLVSGGHCQLLLVEGVGRYRRLATTIDDAAGEAFDKTAKLLGLGFPGGPAVERAALEGDPRAVPLPRPLVGSGEPHFSFAGLKSDVARKVGKFPAADLAASFQQAVVDCLVDRTRIALGKAPQATALVVAGGVAANTAVRTALTTLAAEHGLPFIAPPLWLCTDNAAMIAWAGAERFALGLIDPLDLPARPRWPLDPDAEKVRGAGVKG
- a CDS encoding iron chaperone, translating into MVADHDAYIAEAPEALRPLLVRLRTQLAHALPDAEEVIAYKMPGFRIGQSIVAGYAAFSKQCGLYLSPSAIASHAGDIAAAGLKSTKTGVTFSPSQPIPDALVEKLALASRKDQNP
- a CDS encoding SRPBCC family protein; translated protein: MTDTLADMEVLAPDTLRMVRILDAGPETVWRYLTQAELRYQWFSGGSDAHGVGETVELVFDHDNLSADDVPYPAEYAKWKGAVGRETVVEFDPPHVFAISWDEGKEGTARFELFAEGADKTRLVLTHSGITGPGPMANFGGGWHSHLAVLEGLLKGEPVRDFWALHAESEAKVAASLAQS
- a CDS encoding SRPBCC domain-containing protein produces the protein MSEPVILTIRRDFAASPERVFDAWLDPAQARRFLFATSDGEMQTVEIDARVGGRALIVERRPGGDAGHRLQFEVIDRPTRLVFLFAADPAEEGEWTRVSIAIVPTPSGCTLTLTHEMDPQWAAYEDQTRRGWTMILDGLARITE
- a CDS encoding VOC family protein, with the protein product MAKATPFLMFQGSKAEAALAFYAEHVPDSRIDSLEKFGPDGPGPEGTVLRGYATIAGQSVMVHDSFVTHGFDFTPSWSFFVECADQAEFERLFATLSEDGGVLMPPDNYGWSTRFAWVSDRFGISWQLNLK
- a CDS encoding DUF1428 domain-containing protein gives rise to the protein MTYIDGFVLAVPTANRERFRAMAERVAKIFADHGALRVIENWGDDVPKGEVTDFYRAVQAKEDETVIFSFIEWPSKEARDKGNEAVAADPRMEQVPEEMNLMDPKRMIYGGFVPLVDEKGA
- a CDS encoding helix-turn-helix transcriptional regulator gives rise to the protein MVERLDATFHALADPTRRGMLASLALGEKSIGELAQPYAMSFAGASKHVQVLERAGLITRRKAGRTQLCRLQAEPLAEANQWLRQWERFWNIRLDALEALIREAPKGETQ
- a CDS encoding MBL fold metallo-hydrolase: MNNAPNPPLRAAIVPVTPLQQNSTLLWCTQTMRGAFTDPGGDLDRLKAAAQQHGVRIEKLLITHGHIDHCGQAGTLAKELGVPIEGPHEADRFWISRLEDDGRNYGIDGRIFEPDRWLVDGDTVTVGNLILDVYHCPGHTPGHVVFHHPPSKLAIVGDVLFQGSIGRTDFPMGNHQDLLDAITGKLWPLGGDTVFVPGHGQPSTFAQERRTNPFVADSVLAKS
- the pabB gene encoding aminodeoxychorismate synthase component I produces the protein MLGPAPFVLLDDARPGGVDARLYRDPVRIVAAHAPGEIRPALAALDAARGAGLHAAGYLAYEAGHALEPKLGTPAMSGPLLWFGLFERYETVAAADVPALLPDPASAWIGRPRPRIGRADYDAAFARVHDWIEAGDIYQANLTFRASARVLGDPLAAYAAIRTRAAAGYGGIVWTGDDWLLSFSPELFIALRDGELIARPMKGTTPRGATPEADEVAKATLASDPKQRAENLMIVDLMRNDLTRIAQPGSVHVPELFKVETYPTLHTMVSTVSARLAEDTSIGEVLAATFPCGSVTGAPKIRAMEVIGVVEPDARGPYTGSIGRIDAARESKSGDAAFNVAIRTLHLPAGGDVASIGLGSGVVADSRAGEEWDECLAKGAFLTRGQGQVDLIETMAFDPARGIALLERHLARMKASAEALGFAFDRHAARNELQAATFRLRRPARVRLLLSARGNVAIGTAPMPAVPEGPVRVTIRPREVAPRDFRLAHKTSDRRIYPRGDGAFETLYTDAEGYLTEGSFTSLFVERDGKLLTPPLTRGILPGVLRAELIESGHAVEADLTPADLAHGCLIGNALRGLVAAVTVAEERQADL
- a CDS encoding pyridoxal phosphate-dependent aminotransferase: MQTSAALNRIQPSATLAMTSRVFELKRAGIDVIGLGAGEPDFDTPDFVKEAAIEAIRKGVTKYTNVDGTPELKAAIVGKFARDNGLTYAENQISVNSGGKHTLFNAFCATIDAGDEVIIPAPYWVSYPDVVEFAGGKPVFVAAGAEANYKIKPEQLEAAITAKTKWVVLNSPSNPTGAAYSAAELKALGEVLERHPHVLIYADDMYEHILYDGFEFATIAQVCPSLYDRTLTANGVSKAYAMTGWRIGYAGGPQWLIKAMGKLQSQSTSNPCSISQAASVAALNGDQSFLKERAAAFQKRRDLVVSMLNQINGMNCPRPEGAFYVYPEFSALIGKTTPKGLVIDTDETMVGYLLDDAKVAAVHGGAFGFSPALRISYATSEDVLTEACGRIQEACAALR
- the msrA gene encoding peptide-methionine (S)-S-oxide reductase MsrA, with the translated sequence MRAAALGIAGLASLGFMSVAGLVPPLTAAAAEKAVAIPASTTDVAPAPGDQVAVLAGGCFWGMEAVFEQVKGVRAVTSGYAGGAKTTATYSQVSTERTGHAEAIRIVYDPRQVSYATLLRIYFSVAHDPTQLNRQGPDTGPSYRSAIFPQNPGQARVARAYIEQLGKAGAYAKPIVTKIEQGQFHLAEAEHQDFARRNPNHPYIVRWDKPKVAAFRASFPSLAR
- a CDS encoding DUF1489 family protein codes for the protein MGSVPLHLTKVAYGCDSIDYLRERLALRAAHGPTAFLTTRYLPKRHAEIAPETGDDGSLFWIIKHQLVGRSPILKFGEAEGGRVAIHLAPELILVQPRPKRAHQGWRYLEGKDAPADLGTGDTASLPPELAGKLAELGIV